In a single window of the Halobaculum lipolyticum genome:
- a CDS encoding DUF7518 family protein, giving the protein MGNRVDDLEKQVAELQAAVDGLTEELVESKERISQLERSTEVEEPARSERNPNAEFVPNESAANGAAEGDGKVMADEENNAQKAARGADGESVDESESSEDDSDDIIVA; this is encoded by the coding sequence ATGGGAAACCGGGTCGACGACCTCGAGAAACAGGTCGCTGAGTTGCAGGCCGCGGTCGACGGACTGACCGAGGAACTGGTCGAATCGAAAGAACGGATCTCGCAGCTCGAGCGCTCGACGGAGGTCGAGGAGCCGGCCCGGTCCGAGCGGAACCCGAACGCGGAGTTCGTGCCCAACGAGTCCGCGGCGAACGGGGCCGCCGAGGGGGACGGGAAGGTGATGGCCGACGAGGAGAACAACGCGCAGAAGGCGGCACGCGGCGCCGACGGGGAGTCCGTCGACGAGTCGGAGTCGAGCGAGGACGACTCCGACGACATCATCGTCGCGTAA
- a CDS encoding presenilin family intramembrane aspartyl protease PSH has translation MNPRALRGVLLAGLLFLVVHVGAVSLAPTFEAAGYQTVEDPQNPTNSALYLGAILVVTALMLAAFKYDFDWAVRLVIVGSSGLLSWYVFSVYLPGAVAVAASALVAVALLAYPEWYVIDSAGALMGAGAAGLFGISFGLLPAIVLLTVLAVYDAISVYGTEHMLDLADGVLDLNIPVVLVIPLEWSYSLLEEGSTEGATEGTDEAERDVFFIGLGDAVMPAVMAASAAFWLPQQAFGLPYVPALGLPALTSIVGTFVGLAVLLRMVLKGRPHAGLPLLNGGAIGGYLLGALVAGVPLAQALGVARYL, from the coding sequence ATGAACCCACGTGCGCTCCGCGGCGTCCTCCTCGCGGGGCTGTTGTTCCTCGTCGTCCACGTCGGCGCGGTGTCGCTCGCGCCCACGTTCGAGGCGGCCGGCTACCAGACCGTCGAGGACCCGCAGAACCCGACCAACTCCGCGCTGTATCTGGGCGCCATCCTCGTCGTCACGGCGCTGATGCTCGCGGCGTTCAAGTACGACTTCGACTGGGCCGTGCGGCTGGTGATCGTCGGCTCCTCCGGCCTGCTGTCGTGGTACGTGTTCTCCGTGTACCTCCCGGGGGCGGTCGCCGTCGCGGCGTCTGCGCTCGTCGCCGTCGCGCTGCTGGCGTACCCCGAGTGGTACGTCATCGACTCGGCGGGCGCGCTCATGGGCGCCGGCGCGGCGGGGCTGTTCGGCATCTCGTTCGGTCTCCTGCCCGCCATCGTCCTCCTCACCGTCCTCGCGGTGTACGACGCAATCTCGGTGTACGGCACCGAGCACATGCTCGACCTCGCGGACGGCGTGCTCGACCTCAACATCCCCGTCGTCCTCGTCATCCCGCTGGAGTGGTCGTACTCGCTGCTGGAGGAGGGGTCGACCGAGGGCGCCACCGAGGGCACCGACGAGGCCGAGCGCGACGTGTTCTTCATCGGGCTGGGCGACGCGGTGATGCCCGCGGTGATGGCCGCGTCGGCGGCGTTCTGGCTCCCCCAGCAGGCGTTCGGCCTGCCGTACGTCCCCGCGTTGGGCCTGCCGGCGCTGACCTCCATCGTCGGCACGTTCGTCGGGCTGGCGGTCCTGCTCCGGATGGTGTTGAAGGGGCGCCCGCACGCGGGGCTGCCGCTGCTGAACGGCGGCGCCATCGGCGGCTACCTGCTCGGCGCGCTCGTCGCCGGCGTCCCGCTGGCGCAGGCGCTCGGCGTCGCGCGGTACCTGTGA
- a CDS encoding presenilin family intramembrane aspartyl protease PSH, which translates to MTGRPTARGPTGAFADPRVRGALGVGVLFLAVQLLALAAAPRLAGSGVSYGDGGDALVPLVLGLAVGTVLSLAVVRYGASRRLVRGVMLVSLGAAQWFALSAFLGPVAGAVAAAAGTLLAWRVPRPAVRNAVAVVGVAGGAALFGASLDPVYAAGALVLAAGYDAYAVYGSGHMLDMADASADLRVPSMFVVPTDDGYDDAATTVTGEGRPAATLLGAGDALFPAMLTASVAVASRWAVFVPGDFVDTGLPFVGEFHVAVLGPLVGSLVGLAALQTFVHRRGGVHAGLPFVNGGALLGWLLVTLG; encoded by the coding sequence GTGACCGGCCGCCCGACCGCTCGCGGCCCGACGGGTGCGTTCGCGGACCCCCGCGTCCGCGGCGCCCTCGGCGTCGGCGTCCTGTTCCTCGCGGTCCAACTGCTCGCGCTCGCGGCGGCGCCGCGGCTCGCCGGTTCGGGCGTCAGCTACGGCGACGGCGGCGACGCGCTCGTCCCGCTCGTCCTCGGGCTCGCCGTCGGCACCGTCCTCTCGCTGGCGGTGGTTCGCTACGGCGCGAGCCGTCGCCTCGTGCGCGGGGTGATGCTCGTGTCGCTGGGCGCCGCCCAGTGGTTCGCGTTGTCGGCGTTCCTCGGACCGGTCGCCGGCGCGGTCGCGGCCGCCGCGGGAACGCTCCTCGCGTGGCGCGTCCCCCGGCCCGCCGTCCGCAACGCGGTCGCGGTCGTCGGTGTCGCCGGCGGCGCCGCGCTGTTCGGCGCCAGCCTCGACCCGGTGTACGCGGCGGGAGCGCTCGTGCTGGCGGCCGGCTACGACGCCTACGCGGTGTACGGCTCGGGGCACATGCTCGACATGGCCGACGCGAGCGCCGACCTCCGGGTGCCGTCGATGTTCGTCGTCCCAACCGACGACGGCTACGACGACGCCGCGACGACCGTCACCGGCGAAGGTCGCCCCGCGGCGACGCTGCTGGGCGCCGGCGACGCCCTGTTCCCGGCGATGCTGACCGCGAGCGTCGCGGTCGCGTCGCGGTGGGCGGTGTTCGTCCCCGGCGACTTCGTCGATACGGGACTCCCGTTCGTCGGCGAGTTCCACGTCGCCGTCCTCGGCCCGCTGGTCGGCTCGCTCGTCGGACTCGCGGCGCTACAGACGTTCGTCCACCGCCGCGGCGGCGTCCACGCCGGCCTCCCGTTCGTCAACGGCGGGGCGCTCCTCGGCTGGCTGCTGGTGACGCTCGGCTGA
- a CDS encoding PUA domain-containing protein has protein sequence MSAHTSLADLRVTADYQFGAGTGEELFPADEDVTVRRSTSGRPRQVTCDAGRIVSYGTDGRFTLGVEGGRRLRSVLPHPEYAVVVGDESAPFVRDGKNVFAKFVSDVGEAVRPRDEVVVVHEDGTVLGVGRAELAAAEMRDFASGMAVKVRSGAGQE, from the coding sequence ATGAGTGCCCACACCAGCCTCGCCGACCTGCGCGTCACGGCCGACTACCAGTTCGGGGCCGGCACCGGCGAGGAACTGTTCCCGGCCGACGAGGACGTGACCGTCCGGCGGTCGACGAGCGGTCGGCCGCGACAGGTCACCTGTGACGCCGGTCGGATCGTCTCGTACGGCACCGACGGCCGATTCACGCTCGGCGTCGAGGGCGGGCGACGGCTGCGCTCGGTGTTGCCGCACCCCGAGTACGCCGTGGTCGTCGGGGACGAGTCCGCGCCGTTCGTCCGCGACGGGAAGAACGTGTTCGCGAAGTTCGTGAGCGACGTGGGCGAGGCGGTCCGCCCGCGCGACGAGGTGGTCGTCGTCCACGAGGACGGCACCGTGCTCGGCGTGGGCCGGGCGGAGTTGGCCGCCGCCGAGATGCGGGACTTCGCGTCGGGGATGGCGGTGAAAGTACGGTCGGGCGCCGGTCAGGAGTGA
- a CDS encoding NYN domain-containing protein, whose translation MTEIHEDQRVAVLADSQNLYHSAQSVYSRNVDYSKMLEKAVMGRRLTRAIAYVIRADSPDEESFFEALRDIGFETKIKDIKTFGDGSKKADWDVGISLDAVTLADHVDTLVLCSGDADFSRLCSHLRHEGVRVEVVAFEESAAADLKAAADSFIDMSEREDTFLL comes from the coding sequence ATGACCGAGATCCACGAGGACCAGCGGGTGGCCGTGTTGGCCGACTCGCAGAACCTCTATCACTCAGCACAGAGCGTCTACTCGCGGAACGTCGACTACTCGAAGATGTTGGAGAAGGCCGTGATGGGGCGCCGACTCACCCGCGCCATCGCGTACGTCATCCGCGCCGACTCCCCCGACGAGGAGTCGTTCTTCGAGGCGCTGCGCGACATCGGGTTCGAGACGAAGATCAAGGACATCAAGACGTTCGGCGACGGCTCGAAGAAGGCCGACTGGGACGTGGGGATCAGCCTCGACGCCGTGACGCTCGCCGACCACGTCGACACGCTCGTCCTCTGTAGCGGGGACGCCGACTTCTCGCGGCTGTGTTCGCATCTCCGCCACGAGGGCGTCCGCGTCGAGGTCGTCGCGTTCGAGGAGTCCGCGGCGGCGGACCTGAAGGCGGCGGCCGACTCGTTCATCGACATGAGCGAGCGCGAGGACACGTTCCTGTTATGA
- a CDS encoding DUF7534 family protein: MFALRSQISRSTGRSVPRSLAPIQSAVPGFSALAAVGLVFVAVTALAVAYAVARDADARGSSVPTVWGVGSVAVWPVSLWYLLVYARRRQRTRPRDRGERAAATVALAGATAFVLAATAAPPDPVTQLVWAGALGPSLLVPGYVLVYRRGWRRIHGRR, translated from the coding sequence GTGTTCGCCCTCCGCTCGCAGATCAGCCGGTCGACCGGCCGTTCGGTTCCCCGGTCGCTCGCTCCGATCCAGTCCGCCGTCCCCGGGTTCTCGGCACTCGCGGCGGTCGGGCTGGTGTTCGTCGCCGTGACCGCGCTCGCGGTCGCGTACGCCGTCGCGCGGGACGCGGACGCCCGCGGGTCGTCGGTCCCGACCGTCTGGGGCGTGGGGAGCGTCGCCGTGTGGCCCGTGAGCCTGTGGTACCTGCTGGTGTACGCCCGGCGACGCCAGCGGACGCGACCGAGGGACCGCGGCGAGCGTGCGGCGGCGACGGTCGCGCTCGCCGGCGCCACTGCGTTCGTGCTCGCGGCGACGGCGGCGCCGCCGGACCCGGTCACGCAACTGGTGTGGGCTGGCGCCCTCGGTCCGTCGCTGCTCGTCCCGGGATACGTGCTCGTGTACCGACGCGGGTGGCGGCGGATCCACGGTCGACGGTAG
- a CDS encoding nucleoside deaminase, with amino-acid sequence MVTPPERLPGRLADCSHEAHVGEAIELARSAGERGDDPYGSVLVRARDDDVVMTERNAVHTANDVRRHPELTLAHRAAREFSPEQRRDLVMYTSTEPCPMCAGGIAHVGLGAVVHSTSAERGAALYGTDSYLPSSTVYDRLGSDVAVAGPVLPDAGDEVHRDFGTVVDE; translated from the coding sequence ATGGTTACGCCGCCCGAGCGACTGCCGGGACGACTCGCCGACTGCTCCCACGAGGCCCACGTCGGCGAGGCGATCGAACTGGCACGCAGCGCCGGCGAACGCGGCGACGACCCGTACGGGTCGGTCCTCGTTCGCGCCCGCGACGACGACGTCGTCATGACCGAGCGGAACGCGGTGCACACCGCCAACGACGTTCGACGCCACCCCGAGTTGACGCTCGCCCACCGTGCGGCCCGGGAGTTCTCCCCCGAACAGCGCCGCGATCTCGTCATGTACACCAGCACCGAGCCGTGTCCGATGTGCGCCGGCGGCATCGCCCACGTCGGACTCGGCGCGGTCGTCCACTCCACCTCCGCCGAACGCGGCGCGGCGCTGTACGGGACCGACTCGTATCTCCCGTCGAGCACCGTGTACGACCGACTCGGTAGCGACGTGGCCGTCGCGGGGCCGGTGCTCCCCGACGCCGGCGACGAGGTCCACCGCGACTTCGGCACGGTCGTCGACGAGTAG
- a CDS encoding PhzF family phenazine biosynthesis protein — MTGTEDAGVDRREAALVDAFTTEPTAGNVAGVVPDAAGLDDDQMRSIAAEFGASETAFGLPSESADRRVRYFSPTTEVDLCGHATIALHARLFETGAIDAGTHAVETNVGVIDVEVTEGGRVWMTQNAPTVFEVEVDYDRLGDALGVTPEAFRDVGAELPVAYADTGLPFLVVPVNFLEHLGDVTPDFDAVAALADEHDAAGVYAFTFDALGPESTVHGRCFVPGLGIDEDPVTGTASGACGAYLDHFAAFSGGDASDAPGSPSGPADATDTPAEMVFEQGHYVDRPGVVRVRATGGAPEVGGDAVTSFAGSIRVPDSAEDDIIEI, encoded by the coding sequence ATGACCGGAACCGAGGACGCCGGCGTCGACCGCCGCGAGGCGGCGCTCGTCGACGCGTTCACCACGGAGCCGACGGCGGGGAACGTCGCGGGCGTCGTCCCCGACGCCGCGGGGCTGGACGACGACCAGATGCGGTCGATCGCCGCCGAGTTCGGCGCCAGCGAGACGGCGTTCGGGCTCCCCTCGGAGTCGGCCGACCGACGAGTGCGCTACTTCTCGCCGACGACGGAAGTGGACCTCTGTGGACACGCGACGATCGCGCTCCACGCCCGACTGTTCGAGACGGGCGCCATCGACGCCGGCACCCACGCGGTCGAGACGAACGTCGGCGTGATCGACGTGGAGGTAACCGAGGGAGGTCGCGTCTGGATGACGCAGAACGCGCCGACCGTGTTCGAGGTCGAGGTCGACTACGACCGCCTCGGCGACGCGCTCGGCGTGACGCCCGAGGCGTTCCGGGACGTCGGCGCCGAATTGCCCGTCGCCTACGCCGACACCGGGCTGCCGTTCCTCGTCGTCCCGGTGAACTTCCTCGAACACCTCGGGGACGTCACCCCCGACTTCGACGCCGTCGCCGCCCTCGCCGACGAACACGACGCCGCGGGCGTGTACGCGTTCACCTTCGACGCGCTCGGCCCGGAGTCGACGGTCCACGGCCGCTGTTTCGTCCCCGGACTCGGCATCGACGAGGACCCCGTCACCGGGACCGCCAGCGGCGCCTGCGGCGCCTACCTCGACCACTTCGCCGCCTTCAGCGGCGGCGACGCGAGCGACGCGCCCGGCAGCCCGAGCGGTCCCGCCGACGCGACGGACACGCCCGCGGAGATGGTGTTCGAGCAGGGCCACTACGTCGACCGCCCCGGCGTCGTGCGCGTTCGCGCGACGGGCGGCGCCCCCGAAGTCGGCGGCGACGCCGTCACCTCCTTCGCCGGGTCGATCCGGGTGCCCGACTCGGCCGAGGACGACATCATCGAGATCTGA
- the ppsA gene encoding phosphoenolpyruvate synthase has translation MAVLWLDDVAADDLDTVGGKGASLGELTGAGLPVPPGFVVTAGTYRTFIEEAGIDEELFAAMDIDPEDSAALRGAEETARELILGTELPESVRSEILDAYRSMGDGEAFVAVRSSATAEDLPDASFAGQQETFLNVREAALIERVKECWASLFSQRAIYYRQQKGFPHSEVDIAVVVQRMVDAEKSGVMFTSHPSTGEPEIIVEAAWGLGEAVVSGSVSPDNYVIDRETAAVEQVTVADKKLLMEKDAETGETVERAVPEEKREARVLDDAEIERLVELGRQVEDHYGTPQDVEWAVYDGEVYMLQSRPITTISESATASSSPSGQEREAATNGGVDTGSAANASADEDDEVILRGLGASPGIVSGDVRIVTKLDHLDQVAEGDIIVTEMTMPDMVPAMKRAVGIVTDEGGMTSHAAIVSRELGVPAVVGTGSATNALSDGQTVTIDGDKGTIRRGKVTKTEDQHEPVEAVRPETPVKPMTATEVKVNVSIPDAAERAAATGADGVGLLRIEHMVLSLGVTPEKYIADHGADAYVDELVSGIREVAEEFYPRPVRARTLDAPTDEFRELEGGESEPNEHNPMLGWRGIRRSLDKPDVFRQELRAFERLFDMGYDNVELMLPLVNDASDVEAAVEQMEAVGIDPEKRRWGVMIETPASALSIEELAGTGIDFASFGTNDLTQYTLAVDRNNGNVADRFDELHPAVLQLIGDVIEKCRELDVDTSICGQAGSKPAMVDFLVEKGVTSISANIDAVRDVQHEVKRTEQKLILDDIR, from the coding sequence ATGGCTGTACTTTGGCTGGACGACGTCGCCGCCGACGACCTGGACACGGTCGGCGGGAAAGGTGCCTCGTTGGGGGAGTTGACCGGCGCCGGCCTGCCGGTGCCTCCGGGGTTCGTGGTCACCGCGGGCACCTACCGGACGTTCATCGAGGAGGCGGGCATCGACGAGGAACTGTTCGCCGCGATGGACATCGATCCCGAGGACTCCGCGGCGTTGCGCGGGGCCGAGGAGACGGCCCGCGAGCTGATCCTCGGCACCGAACTCCCCGAGTCCGTCCGCTCGGAGATCCTCGACGCCTACCGCTCGATGGGCGACGGCGAGGCGTTCGTCGCCGTCCGCTCGTCGGCGACCGCCGAGGACCTCCCCGACGCCTCCTTCGCCGGCCAACAGGAGACGTTCCTCAACGTGCGCGAGGCCGCCCTGATCGAGCGCGTCAAGGAGTGCTGGGCGTCGCTGTTCTCCCAGCGCGCCATCTACTACCGCCAGCAGAAGGGGTTCCCCCACAGCGAGGTCGACATCGCGGTCGTCGTCCAGCGGATGGTCGACGCCGAGAAGTCCGGCGTCATGTTCACCTCCCACCCGTCGACCGGCGAACCCGAGATCATCGTCGAAGCGGCGTGGGGTCTCGGCGAGGCGGTCGTCTCCGGCTCCGTCTCCCCGGACAACTACGTGATCGACCGCGAGACGGCCGCCGTCGAGCAGGTCACCGTCGCGGACAAGAAGCTGCTGATGGAGAAGGACGCGGAGACGGGCGAGACCGTCGAGCGCGCGGTGCCCGAGGAGAAGCGTGAGGCGCGCGTGCTCGACGACGCCGAGATCGAACGGCTGGTCGAACTCGGTCGACAGGTGGAGGACCACTACGGGACGCCCCAGGACGTCGAGTGGGCCGTGTACGACGGCGAGGTGTACATGCTCCAGTCGCGGCCGATCACGACCATCTCCGAGTCGGCGACGGCGTCGTCCTCGCCGTCGGGGCAGGAGCGCGAGGCCGCCACCAACGGCGGCGTCGACACGGGGAGCGCGGCGAACGCGTCCGCCGACGAGGACGACGAGGTGATCCTGCGCGGACTGGGCGCCTCGCCGGGCATCGTCTCCGGCGACGTGCGGATCGTCACGAAACTCGACCACCTCGACCAGGTCGCCGAAGGCGACATCATCGTCACCGAGATGACGATGCCCGACATGGTGCCGGCGATGAAGCGCGCGGTCGGCATCGTCACCGACGAGGGCGGCATGACCAGCCACGCGGCCATCGTCTCCCGCGAACTGGGCGTCCCCGCGGTCGTCGGCACCGGCTCGGCGACGAACGCGCTGTCGGACGGCCAGACGGTCACCATCGACGGCGACAAGGGCACCATCCGGCGCGGCAAGGTGACGAAGACCGAGGACCAACACGAGCCGGTCGAGGCGGTCCGCCCCGAGACGCCGGTCAAGCCGATGACCGCGACGGAAGTGAAGGTGAACGTCTCCATCCCCGACGCCGCCGAGCGTGCGGCCGCGACGGGCGCCGACGGCGTCGGTCTCCTCCGCATCGAGCACATGGTACTGTCGCTGGGCGTCACGCCCGAGAAGTACATCGCCGACCACGGCGCCGACGCCTACGTCGACGAACTCGTCTCCGGCATCCGCGAGGTCGCAGAGGAGTTCTACCCCCGGCCCGTCCGCGCGCGGACGCTCGACGCCCCGACCGACGAGTTCCGCGAGTTGGAGGGCGGCGAGAGCGAGCCGAACGAGCACAACCCGATGCTCGGCTGGCGCGGCATCCGGCGCTCGCTCGACAAGCCGGACGTGTTCCGTCAGGAGCTGCGGGCGTTCGAGCGCCTGTTCGACATGGGGTACGACAACGTCGAGCTGATGCTGCCGCTCGTGAACGACGCCAGCGACGTCGAAGCCGCCGTCGAACAGATGGAGGCGGTCGGCATCGACCCCGAGAAGCGACGGTGGGGCGTGATGATCGAGACGCCCGCCAGCGCCCTCTCCATCGAGGAGTTGGCGGGGACCGGCATCGACTTCGCCTCCTTCGGGACGAACGATCTCACCCAGTACACGCTGGCGGTCGACCGCAACAACGGGAACGTCGCGGACCGCTTCGACGAACTCCACCCGGCGGTGCTCCAGCTCATCGGCGACGTGATCGAGAAGTGCCGCGAACTCGACGTTGACACCAGCATCTGCGGGCAGGCCGGCTCCAAACCCGCCATGGTCGACTTCCTCGTCGAGAAGGGCGTCACGAGCATCTCCGCCAACATCGACGCCGTCCGCGACGTGCAACACGAGGTCAAGCGGACCGAACAGAAGCTGATCCTCGACGACATCCGGTAG
- the mfnA gene encoding tyrosine decarboxylase MfnA encodes MQSSVAERRPQSFERVLSSMCTEPHPAARRAAERFLATNPGDPATYATIAALEREAVAGLAEVTGLTGVVADADPESLAAHGYVTSGGTESNVQAVRSARDRADTGASGDPVVVAPESAHFSFHKAASVLGVELRTVPTDADGRADVDAAAAALDGDAVLLVGVAGTTEYGRVDPIPALADLAVDAGVPLHVDAAWGGFHLPFSDHDWGFAVDGVDTVTVDPHKVGRAAVPAGGLLARDRGALDALAIDTPYLETASQASLTGTRSGAGVASAAAAMEELWRDGYRAEYERASDVAEWLAGELHGRGLRVVDPELPLVAFDLPDATFEAVRERGWRLSRTGADEARIVVMPHVSRASLTAFLEDVDDLL; translated from the coding sequence ATGCAGTCGTCCGTCGCCGAGCGCCGCCCGCAATCGTTCGAGCGGGTGCTCTCCTCGATGTGTACGGAGCCGCACCCGGCCGCCCGGCGGGCCGCCGAGCGCTTCCTCGCCACGAACCCCGGCGACCCCGCCACCTACGCGACCATCGCGGCGTTGGAGCGCGAGGCGGTCGCGGGGCTGGCCGAGGTCACCGGGCTGACGGGCGTCGTCGCCGACGCCGACCCGGAGTCGCTCGCCGCCCACGGCTACGTGACGAGCGGCGGGACCGAGTCCAACGTCCAGGCCGTCCGCTCGGCCCGCGACCGCGCCGACACGGGCGCGTCCGGCGACCCGGTCGTCGTCGCCCCCGAGTCCGCGCACTTCAGCTTCCACAAGGCCGCCTCGGTGCTGGGCGTCGAGTTGCGGACCGTCCCGACGGACGCGGACGGCCGCGCGGACGTCGACGCCGCGGCGGCCGCCCTCGACGGCGACGCGGTCCTCCTCGTCGGCGTCGCCGGCACGACGGAGTACGGCCGGGTCGACCCGATCCCCGCGCTCGCGGACCTGGCGGTCGACGCCGGAGTCCCCCTCCACGTCGACGCCGCGTGGGGCGGGTTCCACCTCCCCTTCTCGGACCACGACTGGGGGTTCGCGGTCGACGGCGTCGACACCGTCACCGTCGACCCCCACAAGGTGGGTCGGGCCGCGGTGCCGGCCGGCGGCCTCCTCGCGCGCGACCGGGGCGCGCTCGACGCACTCGCGATCGACACGCCGTACCTGGAGACGGCGTCGCAAGCCAGCCTCACGGGCACCCGGTCGGGCGCGGGCGTCGCGAGCGCCGCGGCGGCGATGGAGGAACTGTGGCGCGACGGCTACCGCGCCGAGTACGAGCGCGCCAGCGACGTGGCCGAGTGGCTCGCCGGCGAACTCCACGGGCGCGGCCTCCGCGTCGTCGACCCGGAACTGCCGCTGGTCGCGTTCGACCTGCCCGACGCGACGTTCGAGGCGGTGCGCGAGCGGGGCTGGCGGCTCTCGCGCACCGGCGCCGACGAGGCGCGGATCGTCGTGATGCCGCACGTGTCGCGGGCGTCGCTGACGGCGTTCCTCGAGGACGTCGACGACCTGCTGTAG
- a CDS encoding YqaA family protein yields the protein MPEWWPSFDWLTRLVETATGWGGLAIIFVYSFLIAFALPGVSEIVLLAPLDLGLPEWAKIAVIMFVSGLGKAAGSVFAFHIGQEAKDSGVITRWLRNSRFDIIEWSESATVELARRYGYAGLAIALCVPFFPDTLSIYAFAVLERDYWRFALATFVGSVGRLLVTIGLFGVGSFTLGFF from the coding sequence ATGCCCGAGTGGTGGCCGTCGTTCGACTGGCTCACGCGGCTCGTCGAAACCGCCACCGGCTGGGGCGGCCTCGCGATCATCTTCGTCTACTCGTTCCTCATCGCGTTCGCGCTCCCCGGCGTGAGCGAGATCGTCCTGCTCGCGCCGCTGGATCTGGGGCTCCCGGAGTGGGCGAAGATCGCGGTGATCATGTTCGTCTCCGGTCTCGGGAAGGCCGCCGGCTCCGTGTTCGCGTTCCACATCGGGCAGGAGGCCAAGGACTCCGGGGTGATCACTCGCTGGCTGCGCAACTCCCGGTTCGACATCATCGAGTGGTCCGAGAGCGCGACGGTCGAACTCGCGCGCCGCTACGGCTACGCCGGGCTGGCGATCGCCCTCTGTGTCCCCTTCTTCCCCGACACGCTCTCCATCTACGCGTTCGCCGTGCTGGAGCGCGACTACTGGCGGTTCGCGCTCGCGACGTTCGTCGGCAGCGTCGGGCGCCTCCTCGTGACGATCGGGCTGTTCGGCGTCGGCTCGTTCACGCTCGGCTTCTTCTGA
- a CDS encoding DNA-methyltransferase, giving the protein MSGDRDPRGTPGVGSAFETAHAVSVGDARALPLPDDSVDLVVTSPPYPMVEQWDELFATLDPAVADALASAETDDDPAAAERAFDAMHAALAPAWAEVARVLAPGGVACVNVGDATRSAGGRFRLWDNATRVADALGDRGLDRLPGVLWRKPTNSPTKFMGSGTIPPNAYVTLEHEHVLVFRNGDGRSFAPGDDTRYASAYFWEERNRWFSDTWDDLRGADQSLGAAAPRERSAAFPFELPYRLIQMFTTYGDRVLDPFWGTGTTTLAAIAAGRDSVGVERDPGFAASFADRVADAPALSAERGRRRLRDHRAFLAERADPPGYEATHYDFGVVTKAERDLRVYAATDVSPTATGYRARHEPLDALADRDTAPETVADE; this is encoded by the coding sequence ATGAGCGGCGACCGCGACCCGCGGGGGACGCCCGGCGTCGGTTCGGCGTTCGAGACGGCGCACGCGGTGAGCGTCGGCGACGCCCGCGCGCTCCCGCTGCCCGACGACAGCGTCGACCTCGTCGTCACCTCGCCGCCGTACCCCATGGTCGAGCAGTGGGACGAGCTGTTCGCGACGCTCGACCCCGCGGTCGCCGACGCGCTCGCGTCCGCCGAGACCGACGACGACCCGGCGGCTGCCGAGCGGGCGTTCGACGCGATGCACGCCGCGTTGGCGCCGGCGTGGGCGGAGGTCGCTCGCGTCCTCGCGCCCGGCGGCGTCGCGTGCGTGAACGTCGGCGACGCGACCCGATCGGCCGGCGGTCGCTTCCGCCTGTGGGACAACGCGACCCGCGTCGCCGACGCGCTCGGCGACCGCGGGCTGGACCGGCTCCCCGGCGTCCTCTGGCGCAAGCCGACCAACTCGCCGACGAAGTTCATGGGCAGCGGGACGATCCCGCCGAACGCCTACGTCACGCTCGAACACGAGCACGTCCTCGTGTTCCGCAACGGCGACGGCCGCTCGTTCGCCCCCGGCGACGACACGCGCTACGCCTCGGCGTACTTTTGGGAGGAGCGAAACCGCTGGTTCTCGGACACCTGGGACGACCTCCGCGGCGCCGACCAGTCGCTCGGTGCGGCCGCCCCTCGGGAGCGCTCGGCCGCCTTCCCGTTCGAACTGCCGTACCGGCTGATCCAGATGTTCACGACGTACGGCGACCGCGTGCTCGACCCGTTCTGGGGCACCGGAACGACGACGCTGGCGGCGATAGCCGCCGGTCGCGACTCCGTCGGCGTCGAGCGCGACCCGGGGTTCGCCGCGTCGTTCGCCGACCGCGTCGCGGACGCGCCGGCGCTGTCGGCCGAGCGCGGGCGGCGCCGCCTGCGCGACCACCGGGCGTTCCTCGCCGAGCGCGCCGACCCGCCGGGCTACGAGGCGACCCACTACGATTTCGGCGTGGTGACGAAGGCCGAACGCGACCTGCGGGTGTACGCCGCGACCGACGTGTCGCCGACGGCGACCGGCTACCGAGCACGGCACGAACCCCTCGACGCCCTCGCCGACCGCGACACCGCGCCCGAAACCGTCGCCGACGAGTGA